The Thalassotalea sp. 273M-4 genome includes a region encoding these proteins:
- a CDS encoding spermidine synthase — protein sequence MFKLPINAVCLLFLFIIGYSAISQAEVIKEERSLYRNILIEDTGNKRCLKFSVKRQTSSQSCVYKDDPDALVFNYTKFAMSSLVFNPEPKSVLIIGLGGGTLSNTLLRLYPDITIDNVEIDPAIIRVAKEYFDFKQSKKVKAIAQDGRIFIKRAMRQNKQYDLIILDAFNGEYIPEHLLTKEFLQETDSLLSAQGVLVANTFSTSELFHHETATYHHVFGDFYSLINPKVFGNRIIMVVKDQQAKQNWQQQVPMLSPLLQKFDVDLKEVLSFMSIQHKPSSDYKVLTDQYSPANLL from the coding sequence ATGTTCAAACTTCCTATTAATGCCGTTTGCCTGTTGTTCTTATTTATCATTGGTTATAGTGCCATCAGCCAAGCAGAGGTGATTAAAGAAGAGCGTTCGCTTTATCGCAATATATTAATCGAAGACACTGGTAATAAACGTTGTTTGAAGTTTTCGGTAAAACGACAAACATCAAGCCAGTCATGTGTTTATAAAGATGATCCCGATGCGTTAGTGTTTAATTATACTAAGTTTGCTATGTCGTCATTGGTATTCAATCCGGAGCCTAAATCTGTGTTGATTATTGGCTTAGGTGGTGGCACCTTATCAAATACTTTATTGCGCCTATATCCTGATATTACCATTGATAATGTGGAGATAGATCCTGCGATTATTCGAGTAGCGAAAGAGTATTTTGATTTTAAGCAAAGCAAAAAAGTCAAAGCGATAGCCCAAGACGGTCGGATTTTTATTAAACGAGCCATGCGCCAAAACAAACAATACGATTTAATTATTTTGGATGCTTTTAATGGCGAATATATTCCAGAGCACTTATTAACCAAAGAGTTCTTACAAGAAACCGATTCTCTGTTGTCGGCACAAGGGGTATTGGTGGCAAATACTTTTTCTACCAGTGAGTTATTTCACCATGAAACAGCAACTTACCATCATGTGTTTGGAGACTTTTACAGTTTAATAAACCCTAAAGTATTTGGTAATCGCATCATTATGGTTGTAAAAGATCAACAGGCGAAACAGAACTGGCAACAGCAGGTGCCGATGTTAAGCCCATTGCTGCAAAAGTTTGATGTTGATTTAAAAGAAGTGTTATCGTTTATGAGCATACAGCACAAACCATCATCAGACTATAAAGTACTTACCGATCAATATTCCCCTGCCAATTTGCTGTAA
- a CDS encoding cytidine deaminase gives MSTSQKAALIAAAKAAFKNAYAPYSNFHVGAAALAKSGKIFNGCNMENASYGLTNCAERNCLGQAIVTGEREFETLIIYTEQEQLTPPCGACRQVIAEFLEQDAYVSVYNHLGDEVSWQVKDILPNAFTPKNLTK, from the coding sequence ATGAGCACTTCGCAAAAAGCAGCCCTTATTGCAGCCGCCAAAGCAGCCTTTAAAAATGCATACGCTCCTTATAGTAATTTTCATGTTGGCGCTGCCGCGCTTGCAAAAAGCGGGAAAATTTTTAATGGCTGTAATATGGAAAATGCGTCATATGGCTTAACCAACTGTGCTGAACGGAATTGTCTTGGCCAGGCTATTGTGACCGGTGAACGTGAATTTGAAACCTTAATTATTTACACCGAACAAGAGCAATTAACTCCCCCATGTGGTGCCTGTCGGCAAGTCATTGCTGAGTTTCTAGAGCAAGATGCCTATGTATCGGTATATAACCATTTAGGGGATGAAGTGAGTTGGCAGGTAAAAGACATTTTACCCAATGCCTTTACCCCGAAAAATTTAACCAAATAA